The region TTAAATCAATCGATTAATTGCCTAGAAAGATGATACAAAAGATGATATTCGATGCATGGATGGATGGGTTTTTTGTGGCTTGATCAAAAATGCTTCTACAAATTATTAAATCcgtttaaaaacacaaattccCATAATAGATATGCTGCAAATGTtacattttttccctttttgttttgttatattttaggTGACGGAATCGACTGATTTCAATGAGTTAGCAGAGAAAGAACCGTGGCTGTCATCAGCAAAACTGGTTGTAAAACCTGACATGCTGTTTGGGAAACGTGGGAAGAGTGGCCTTGTTGCTTTAAATCTGGATCTGGATCAAGTTGCTGATTTTGTCCAACAACGTCTTGGCAAAGAGGTCGAAATGGGCGGATGCAAAGGACCTATAACGACATTCATCATTGAACCCTTTATCCCCCACGACCAAGAGTTCTATCTAAACATCGTCTCGGAGAGACTTGGGTGCAGCATCAGCTTTTCCGAATGCGGAGGGattgaaattgaagagaattgGGATAAAGTACTGTTGATACATGGAAATTTTAGATCAACTGTCTTGTTCTAGTTTCTTACTTTACTGCTTCATAACTTACAATGTGATTTGTGGTTGTTGGACAGGTTAAAACTATATTTGTTCCAACAGGGGCAACGTTTACGTCTGAAGTTTGTGCTCCACTTGTTGCGACCATTCCTTTGGAGGTAAACATTTACGTCGAGAAAGTGGTCTTTCTCCCCTGATTTTTCCTACTGCAGTGTAGAAAGGATGCTATTGAAATAGACAATCATGTTttctttctgtttatttttgtatttgtcaTTTGTGCATATTTGGTTTAGGCTTTTATTCTGGATATGGAATCattgactcagattttttttcttccatccaGATAAAAGGAGAGATTGAGGAGTTCATTCAATCGGCTTTTGCTCTTTTTCAAGGTATGTCAATGATCTTTGATGAATGCATGTCATATTTAATTCTAATATATCTTTCTTTGACTATTAGAGTTTTATTTTGACTTCTTAATCTTTTATTGTTAGATCTTGACTTCACTTTCCTAGAGATGAATCCTTTCACCTTGGTTGATGGAAAGCCCTATCCTTTGGATATGAGAGGCGAGCTGGACGACACTGCGGCatttaaaaacttcaaaaagtACTTTCATTTGCTTAACTGAacccttaattgtttttttttaattaataagacTTAATAGTGTTTTATGGAAGTATTGAGAATTGGAGTGAATCGATTAATCCACTTCATTCAAAACCTGAAATTGTTGAAAATACAGGCACAAGACAAAGCATAGATAAAAGTGTATAAAACCAAGTGTTTTAGCACTAGTGATATGATGCTCTAATTTATTGAACACATGCCTTgccatcttcatcatcatcaccatcatcgtACCCAGCTTCATTCTTTTGCAGGTGGGGGAACATTGAATTTCCAATGCCATTTGGAAGAGTTATGAGCTCTACAGAAAGCTTTGTTCATGGCCTAGATGAAAAGGTAATGTTCTAGATTGATAGATGCCTTGACCTATACTGTGCTTGAAATCTGTTTTCATATTTACCTGTTTGTTTCTGCattttaaaagcgtttttgaaaaaaattgaatttgttttatttttttattaacttcaaattaatatgtttttaatgttttcaaattattttgatgtactgatgtcaaaaatgat is a window of Populus nigra chromosome 10, ddPopNigr1.1, whole genome shotgun sequence DNA encoding:
- the LOC133705954 gene encoding ATP-citrate synthase alpha chain protein 2 gives rise to the protein MARKKIREYDSKRLLKEHFKRLSGRDLPIKSAQVTESTDFNELAEKEPWLSSAKLVVKPDMLFGKRGKSGLVALNLDLDQVADFVQQRLGKEVEMGGCKGPITTFIIEPFIPHDQEFYLNIVSERLGCSISFSECGGIEIEENWDKVKTIFVPTGATFTSEVCAPLVATIPLEIKGEIEEFIQSAFALFQDLDFTFLEMNPFTLVDGKPYPLDMRGELDDTAAFKNFKKWGNIEFPMPFGRVMSSTESFVHGLDEKTSASLKFTVLNPEGRIWTMVAGGGASVIYADTVGDLGYASELGNYAEYSGAPNEDEVLQYARVVIDCATSNPDGHKRALVIGGGIANFTDVAATFNGIIRALKEKESKLKAARMNIYVRRGGPNYQRGLAKMRALGEEIGIPIEVYGPEATMTGICKQAIECITAAA